A region of Pleionea litopenaei DNA encodes the following proteins:
- a CDS encoding YifB family Mg chelatase-like AAA ATPase: MNLSHIFSRAGVGIEAPQVTIETHISNGLPALSIVGLPEAAVRESKDRVRSALINSNFEFPTRRITINLAPADLPKDGCRFDLPIALGILAASGQLPVQHLANYEFIGELALSGELRPIHGILPAALAAKRSQRILVLPEQNAPEASLVDAEQLIAQQLLDVVAHLVGQKRLDLNHPIQSEQSTEKTPDLIDVKGQYAAKRALEIAAAGKHNLLFIGPPGTGKTMLASRLSGLMPELSDEEAVDCAAIASVSGRRRLTKQWKVRPFRVPHHTASAVALIGGGSNPRPGEVSLAHNGVLFLDELPEFDRKVLEVLREPLESGSVTISRAARQAEYPARFQLIAAMNPCPCGHFGNARGQCRCSPDQIRRYLLKLSGPFLDRIDLHIDVPLMTRKEFTAPVDSASESTAEVRSRVEQAHAVQYQRQYKLNGDLQASELDQQLAIEPAAREFVLQVMEKLGLSARAYHRILRVSRTIADLEGCEQVDRQHVSEAISYRKFERMMQQI, encoded by the coding sequence ATGAACCTCTCTCATATATTTTCGCGCGCCGGTGTCGGCATTGAAGCGCCGCAAGTGACCATTGAAACCCATATCTCAAATGGTTTGCCAGCACTCAGCATCGTTGGCTTACCAGAAGCGGCTGTGCGTGAGAGTAAAGATCGTGTGCGCAGTGCACTGATTAACTCAAACTTTGAATTTCCTACGCGGCGCATCACGATCAATCTAGCACCAGCGGACTTACCCAAAGATGGCTGCCGTTTTGACTTACCGATTGCGTTGGGTATTTTAGCGGCGAGTGGCCAGCTTCCCGTGCAGCACTTGGCCAACTATGAGTTTATTGGTGAGTTAGCGTTATCTGGAGAGCTACGGCCTATTCACGGCATATTACCAGCAGCGCTTGCAGCAAAGCGATCGCAAAGAATTTTAGTGTTGCCAGAGCAAAATGCGCCGGAGGCATCGTTAGTTGATGCTGAGCAACTCATTGCTCAGCAACTGCTCGATGTTGTTGCCCACTTAGTGGGACAAAAGCGATTAGATTTAAATCACCCGATTCAATCGGAACAAAGTACTGAGAAGACGCCTGACCTTATTGATGTCAAAGGACAATATGCAGCGAAGCGAGCTTTAGAAATTGCCGCCGCCGGTAAGCACAACTTATTGTTTATTGGCCCTCCTGGAACTGGAAAAACCATGTTGGCAAGTCGGTTATCGGGATTGATGCCCGAATTGTCTGATGAAGAGGCTGTAGACTGTGCTGCGATAGCATCGGTCAGTGGGCGACGACGATTAACTAAGCAATGGAAAGTTCGGCCGTTTCGAGTACCGCATCATACGGCATCGGCCGTTGCTTTGATTGGTGGTGGTAGTAACCCAAGGCCAGGCGAAGTGTCATTGGCGCACAATGGCGTCTTGTTCCTCGATGAGCTCCCCGAATTTGATCGTAAAGTGCTGGAGGTCCTTAGAGAACCGCTTGAATCAGGCTCCGTCACTATTTCTCGAGCGGCACGCCAAGCCGAATACCCAGCCCGCTTCCAGTTAATCGCTGCGATGAACCCATGCCCTTGTGGGCATTTTGGAAACGCTCGTGGGCAATGTCGCTGTTCACCGGATCAAATACGACGCTATTTGCTTAAGTTGTCCGGTCCGTTTCTCGACCGCATTGACTTGCACATAGACGTGCCTTTAATGACGCGCAAAGAGTTTACTGCGCCAGTGGATAGCGCATCGGAATCAACCGCTGAAGTGCGCTCTCGTGTTGAACAGGCGCATGCGGTGCAATACCAAAGGCAGTACAAGCTGAATGGCGACTTGCAGGCATCGGAGTTAGATCAACAGCTTGCGATTGAGCCGGCAGCTCGTGAATTTGTATTGCAGGTGATGGAAAAACTGGGACTGTCTGCTCGAGCCTATCACCGTATTTTGCGTGTTTCTCGAACCATTGCTGATTTAGAAGGCTGTGAGCAGGTTGACCGACAACACGTTTCTGAAGCGATTAGTTATCGAAAGTTTGAGCGTATGATGCAGCAAATTTAG
- a CDS encoding methyl-accepting chemotaxis protein, translated as MNRLKYSGKFILVSAIFLVPLIVLGYGYLSQVLNSIERTERESLALQLFPKIHQVYRSTHQFTLETMMAQRDLSEQQLNKRNQIAEDIDKQLASLESSDNAFVKNPKFIEQVGLIKNAIEDAKNLTMDPRSPATQWYLALSKPQAEVLQLYQILSNESGITNDPELATFYLGQWLSKDIYTYQEPLLRAQTVGYFGLTSVPFEQSLYDDMSASLDRFINNAEQLQKYNNNQSNISDKLSSLSQAQQQLKNSYDDSITFLDENFFIAVDITITANDYLTFFEQQAKPFDLAIEQGHSLLQNLLNERVAHENQALITLLVIVAISVVFTAYLFIGMSFSIGMSIGTLIKTAERFATGDLNARANFETNDEMNSLKKSFNWMIKKVGNLLITLESASDEVSKQAQKVEDIAQQTGSVISEQQSTTKEIVSATNQLITFVNEISENTQGVQTAVDNSNQQTSTSVDIMHRAKQSSDALSAEINSSVQVIDRLAKQSDNIAQVLDVIKNIAEQTNLLALNAAIEAARAGEQGRGFAVVADEVRTLASRTQTSTQEIEQTVESLHKGVGEAVNSMTSSREKTLASAQEAEQLQQAITQIQEAVDQISRRNQATRNTSEQQQHLANQIDQLLQSIQKISESTAHYSKQTISAGEEMTSLAAKMRSMVDEFHRN; from the coding sequence ATGAATCGCCTCAAATACTCCGGCAAATTTATTTTGGTGTCGGCCATTTTCTTAGTGCCTCTCATTGTGCTGGGTTATGGCTACTTGAGCCAAGTCTTAAATTCTATTGAACGCACCGAGAGAGAAAGTTTGGCACTGCAGTTATTTCCGAAGATTCACCAAGTCTATCGATCGACCCATCAGTTCACCTTAGAAACTATGATGGCGCAAAGAGACTTAAGTGAACAACAGTTAAACAAACGGAATCAGATTGCCGAAGACATTGACAAACAACTTGCCAGTTTAGAAAGCAGTGACAACGCTTTTGTAAAAAACCCGAAATTCATCGAGCAAGTCGGTTTAATCAAAAACGCCATTGAAGATGCTAAGAATCTCACGATGGATCCACGCTCACCCGCCACACAATGGTATTTAGCATTATCTAAGCCTCAAGCAGAAGTACTGCAGTTGTACCAAATATTATCCAATGAATCTGGCATCACCAACGATCCAGAATTGGCCACCTTTTATTTAGGTCAATGGCTCAGTAAAGACATTTATACTTACCAAGAACCTCTACTTCGTGCACAAACCGTAGGCTATTTTGGTTTAACCTCGGTACCCTTTGAGCAAAGCCTGTATGACGATATGTCAGCGTCTCTTGACCGATTTATCAACAACGCCGAGCAATTACAAAAGTACAATAACAATCAAAGTAATATTTCAGACAAACTTTCTTCACTGTCTCAAGCTCAACAGCAACTCAAAAATAGTTACGATGACAGCATCACATTTTTAGATGAAAACTTTTTCATCGCCGTTGACATAACGATCACAGCCAATGATTACTTAACTTTTTTCGAACAACAAGCGAAGCCTTTTGATCTGGCTATAGAACAAGGTCACTCACTATTGCAAAACCTACTCAATGAGCGCGTAGCACACGAAAATCAAGCGCTTATAACTTTACTGGTTATTGTTGCTATTTCGGTCGTATTTACTGCTTACTTATTCATAGGAATGTCATTTTCGATCGGCATGAGTATAGGCACGTTGATAAAAACGGCTGAGCGATTTGCCACCGGTGACTTAAACGCACGAGCAAATTTTGAAACCAATGATGAAATGAACTCTCTGAAAAAATCATTTAATTGGATGATTAAAAAAGTTGGGAATTTATTGATTACTTTAGAAAGTGCTTCCGATGAAGTTTCCAAACAAGCGCAAAAGGTTGAAGATATTGCGCAACAAACAGGAAGCGTTATTAGCGAACAACAATCCACCACAAAAGAAATCGTATCGGCGACTAATCAACTAATAACCTTTGTTAATGAAATTTCAGAAAATACTCAGGGTGTGCAAACAGCCGTCGATAACTCAAACCAACAAACCAGTACCAGTGTTGATATTATGCATCGAGCAAAGCAATCCAGTGATGCCTTAAGTGCTGAAATCAATAGCTCGGTGCAAGTGATCGATCGACTCGCTAAGCAAAGTGACAATATTGCGCAAGTACTCGATGTCATTAAAAACATCGCGGAACAAACCAATCTACTCGCCTTAAATGCTGCCATTGAAGCTGCCAGAGCCGGCGAACAAGGACGAGGATTTGCCGTGGTTGCCGATGAAGTCAGAACACTTGCGTCGCGAACACAAACCTCCACTCAAGAGATCGAACAAACCGTAGAATCATTACACAAAGGCGTCGGCGAAGCGGTTAATTCAATGACCTCTAGTCGAGAGAAAACCTTAGCGTCGGCACAAGAAGCCGAACAACTCCAACAAGCCATTACGCAAATTCAAGAAGCAGTGGATCAAATTTCTCGTCGCAATCAAGCCACTCGAAATACCAGCGAGCAACAACAACATTTGGCGAATCAAATTGACCAGTTATTGCAAAGCATTCAAAAAATTTCTGAATCGACCGCACATTATTCTAAACAGACCATTTCGGCAGGTGAAGAGATGACCAGTCTGGCAGCCAAAATGCGTTCAATGGTTGATGAGTTTCATCGAAATTAA
- the rep gene encoding DNA helicase Rep has protein sequence MAHQLNDRQQQAVNTIESPLLVLAGAGSGKTSVITTKIAHLIRNAGYKPSQIAAVTFTNKAAREMKERVSQLLGKGNTRGLTVSTFHNLGLNIIRKEHRALGYKANFTIFDDQDTLGLIRDLCGRNADADKTELMAFQNKISQWKNELKSPQDIVNQVTNQDDLAAAKLYELYDRSMRAYNAVDFDDLIRYPVVLFQDNPDILQKWQHKIRYLLVDEYQDTNTCQYELVKLLCGRFGLFTVVGDDDQSIYSWRGAQPENLALLQQDYPNLKVVKLEQNYRSYGRILKAANQVIANNPHVFEKSIWSDKQYGDPIRVVVADNENHEAERVANEILAHKLRHGTDYSDYAILYRGNHQARFMERALVTKQIPYTVSGSTSFFSRTEIKDILAYLRLIVNQDDDNAFLRVVNTPRREIGPTTLEKLGLYAQQRHISMYEACFEEGIKEELHTKGYAAITRFVELIARTEDSVKRGDVMAVLHELIAYIGYHGYLYDQSSSTKAAEFRWSNVQQLLEWVDREIQNLEEDDDNPLARALNKLLLREMLDRNEEDEEQNEVQLMTLHASKGLEFNHVYLIGMEEELLPHRSSIEEDNIEEERRLAYVGITRAQKTLTMTYARQRKQYGELVDSEPSRFLFEMPQDDMIWEEQQLPQSEEERQQKGRRNMDALRAMLTDD, from the coding sequence GTGGCTCACCAGCTAAATGATCGCCAACAACAAGCCGTTAACACCATAGAATCGCCTTTGCTGGTTTTGGCAGGCGCTGGGTCCGGTAAAACCAGCGTGATTACTACCAAAATTGCGCACTTGATTCGTAACGCGGGTTATAAGCCCTCGCAAATCGCTGCGGTTACCTTTACCAATAAAGCGGCCCGAGAAATGAAAGAACGAGTGAGCCAATTGCTCGGAAAAGGCAATACGCGCGGTCTAACTGTCTCCACATTCCATAATCTGGGCTTAAATATTATCCGTAAAGAACACAGGGCTCTTGGCTACAAGGCTAACTTTACGATTTTTGACGACCAAGACACTTTGGGATTGATTCGGGATCTCTGTGGTCGTAATGCTGATGCCGACAAGACCGAATTAATGGCCTTTCAAAACAAAATCTCGCAATGGAAAAATGAACTCAAGTCACCGCAAGACATTGTTAATCAAGTGACTAATCAAGATGATTTGGCGGCTGCAAAATTGTACGAACTCTATGATCGTAGTATGCGGGCATACAATGCCGTTGATTTCGATGACTTGATTCGATACCCGGTTGTTTTGTTTCAAGATAACCCAGACATATTACAAAAGTGGCAGCACAAAATTCGATACCTCTTGGTCGATGAGTATCAAGATACTAATACTTGCCAGTACGAATTAGTTAAGCTGCTTTGCGGCCGCTTTGGATTGTTCACCGTCGTTGGTGATGATGATCAATCTATTTATTCTTGGCGGGGTGCTCAGCCTGAAAATTTAGCGTTGTTACAACAAGACTATCCCAATCTAAAGGTAGTAAAACTTGAACAGAACTATCGCTCGTACGGTCGTATTTTAAAAGCCGCTAACCAAGTTATTGCGAATAATCCTCATGTTTTTGAAAAATCAATTTGGTCTGATAAGCAATACGGAGATCCGATTCGTGTCGTTGTGGCCGATAATGAAAACCATGAAGCGGAGCGTGTTGCGAATGAAATTTTGGCACACAAACTTCGGCACGGAACCGACTATTCTGATTACGCTATTTTATACCGTGGCAACCACCAAGCGCGCTTTATGGAGCGGGCTTTAGTCACCAAGCAAATTCCCTATACGGTCAGCGGCAGCACTTCATTCTTTTCTCGCACGGAAATCAAAGATATTTTGGCTTACCTTCGTTTGATCGTTAATCAAGATGATGACAATGCATTTTTACGCGTGGTGAATACACCGCGACGTGAAATTGGTCCCACTACATTAGAAAAGCTTGGTTTGTATGCACAACAGCGTCATATCAGTATGTATGAAGCATGTTTCGAAGAAGGCATAAAGGAAGAGCTACACACTAAAGGTTATGCGGCTATTACACGCTTCGTTGAGCTGATCGCACGAACGGAAGATAGCGTAAAGCGTGGCGATGTTATGGCGGTGTTACACGAATTGATTGCCTACATTGGGTATCATGGATATTTGTATGACCAATCAAGTAGCACCAAAGCGGCGGAGTTTCGCTGGAGTAATGTTCAACAACTGTTGGAATGGGTCGATCGAGAAATCCAAAATCTTGAAGAGGATGATGACAATCCATTAGCACGTGCATTAAATAAACTGTTGTTACGAGAAATGCTCGATCGAAACGAAGAAGATGAAGAACAAAATGAAGTTCAATTGATGACGCTGCATGCTTCAAAAGGATTGGAATTTAATCATGTTTATTTGATTGGCATGGAAGAAGAACTATTGCCTCATCGTTCTAGTATTGAAGAAGACAATATCGAAGAAGAGCGGCGTTTAGCGTATGTGGGAATTACTCGAGCACAAAAAACACTTACCATGACTTACGCGCGTCAGCGAAAGCAGTATGGTGAGTTAGTTGATTCGGAACCAAGTCGATTTTTATTTGAAATGCCACAAGATGATATGATTTGGGAAGAACAGCAATTACCACAAAGTGAAGAAGAGCGACAACAAAAAGGTCGTCGCAATATGGATGCACTGAGAGCAATGTTAACCGATGATTAA
- a CDS encoding retroviral-like aspartic protease family protein, with protein sequence MLRAARYIIIGLLFTFAKISYSDEKAMVSQWVPFELKGNHIYIQVEINGVMTEAILDTGANRSVLSGKIAEELSVKRSRQSIKVHGVTGSKKRFLSKETSVALPNVFKSDVKFVLMPDDSTYPPILGMDFLGAPVIQIDYPNLQLRIASSNAFRYPEKLAIPLQVSGSSIFFKSSIDGFELKTLLDTGNASRTFLTHNLIKDASWYSKVKEWPSQSTNNSGLHEEHLTYQHGKTNNFQIGPYSLENVELHLVSDNDVNTKDYLVVGYDVLKHFTITIDRDNKNLYLTLPE encoded by the coding sequence ATGTTAAGAGCAGCTCGCTACATAATTATTGGACTTCTATTTACTTTCGCAAAGATCAGCTACTCAGATGAGAAAGCGATGGTTTCTCAGTGGGTACCCTTTGAATTAAAAGGGAATCACATCTATATCCAAGTTGAAATAAATGGGGTGATGACAGAAGCCATTCTAGATACTGGTGCAAATAGAAGTGTTCTGAGCGGAAAAATTGCTGAAGAACTCAGTGTTAAACGCTCTCGGCAGTCGATTAAAGTACACGGTGTCACCGGGTCAAAAAAACGTTTTCTCAGTAAAGAAACAAGCGTCGCTTTGCCTAATGTATTTAAAAGCGATGTAAAGTTTGTGTTAATGCCGGACGACAGCACTTACCCACCCATCTTAGGTATGGATTTTCTTGGAGCACCGGTCATTCAAATTGACTACCCCAATTTACAACTACGCATCGCGTCTTCGAATGCATTTCGATATCCAGAAAAGTTGGCTATTCCATTGCAAGTTTCTGGATCAAGTATTTTCTTCAAATCGTCGATTGATGGTTTCGAGTTGAAGACGTTGTTAGATACTGGTAACGCGAGCCGAACATTTCTCACACATAATTTAATTAAGGATGCTTCTTGGTATTCGAAAGTTAAAGAATGGCCTAGTCAGTCGACCAACAACTCCGGATTACATGAAGAACATTTGACATACCAGCATGGTAAAACAAACAATTTTCAAATTGGACCATATAGCTTAGAAAATGTTGAGCTTCATCTTGTAAGTGATAATGATGTTAATACTAAAGATTATCTTGTAGTCGGTTATGACGTTCTAAAGCACTTTACCATTACAATAGACCGAGACAACAAAAATCTGTATTTAACTTTGCCGGAATAG